In Pelmatolapia mariae isolate MD_Pm_ZW linkage group LG8, Pm_UMD_F_2, whole genome shotgun sequence, one genomic interval encodes:
- the slc16a12b gene encoding monocarboxylate transporter 12-B: MLCAPVGSLVGSRWSCRAAVVVGGLLASCGLLLSSFATSLEMLYFSAGILTGLGFALCYTPAIALVGCYFQRRKALAYGVAMSGSGIGTFVLAPVVQMLIELYSWRGALLVLSAFVANLCVCGALLRPIALQEEQCGDISQQDVEKPPKDSVDLLALPPPPESSAPRLRRMWRLLSCGEYRFLLLPDFLGLAVSFLFLASGCSLPFVYLVPYALSAGISHQHAAFLMSILGVIDIVGNITFGWLTDRRCLKPYRLACYVLSVGMEGLCCLFTPLLRSFPLLVPFAVLYGYFDGAYVALIPVVTSDVVGTTYLSSALGVVYFLHAIPYLVSPPIGGWLVDVTGSYTATFFLSGAALLASAVILSAVTGFRHCRHRSDSVLLPSSENRHQGTRAPPPQSV, translated from the exons ATGCTCTGCG ctcCCGTCGGCAGCCTGGTGGGGAGCCGCTGGTCCTGCCGGGCggcggtggtggtggggggcCTCCTGGCCTCCTGCGGCCTCCTGCTCAGCTCCTTCGCCACCAGCCTGGAGATGCTTTACTTCAGCGCTGGGATTCTGACAG GTCTGGGCTTCGCCCTCTGCTACACCCCCGCCATCGCCCTGGTGGGCTGTTACTTCCAGCGGAGGAAGGCGCTGGCGTACGGTGTCGCCATGTCGGGCAGCGGGATCGGGACCTTCGTGCTGGCTCCGGTGGTGCAGATGCTCATAGAGTTGTACTCGTGGAGGGGGGCACTGCTCGTCCTCAGCGCCTTCGTTGCAAACCTGTGCGTCTGTGGGGCGCTGCTCCGACCAATAGCACTGCAGGAGGAGCAGTGTG GTGACATCTCACAGCAGGACGTGGAGAAACCTCCCAAAGACTCTGTGGACCTCCTAGCTCTGCCTCCTCCACCTGAAAGCTCCGCCCCCAGGCTGAGGAGAATGTGGCGCCTCCTGTCCTGCGGGGAGTACCGCTTCCTGCTGCTGCCTGACTTTCTGGGTCTGGCCGTGTCCTTCCTGTTTCTGGCTAGCGGCTGCAGCCTCCCCTTCGTTTACCTGGTGCCCTACGCCCTGAGTGCCGGCATCAGCCACCAGCACGCCGCCTTCCTCATGTCCATCCTGGGGGTCATCGACATCGTGGGGAACATCACCTTCGGCTGGCTGACGGACAGAAG GTGTTTGAAGCCGTACCGCCTGGCCTGTTATGTCCTCTCGGTCGGGATGGAGGGTCTCTGCTGCCTCTTCACGCCGTTACTTCGTTCCTTCCCGCTCCTCGTGCCCTTTGCCGTGCTCTACGGCTACTTCGACGGCGCCTACGTGGCTCTGATCCCAGTGGTGACGTCTGATGTGGTCGGAACTACGTATCTGTCCTCAGCTCTGGGCGTTGTCTACTTCCTCCACGCCATACCCTATCTGGTCAGCCCGCCCATTGGAG GCTGGCTGGTTGATGTTACAGGAAGTTACACAGCCACTTTCTTCCTCAGCGGCGCCGCTCTGCTGGCCAGCGCGGTCATTCTCTCCGCCGTCACCGGTTTTCGCCATTGCCGCCATCGATCAGATTCGGTGCTTCTGCCATCTTCTGAAAACCGTCATCAGGGAACCCGAGCCCCTCCACCTCAGTCTGTCTGA